A window of Actinomadura rubteroloni contains these coding sequences:
- a CDS encoding glutamate ABC transporter substrate-binding protein — protein MRLRRFGALIGAATALSMAVTACGSDSEKTDAKSVVQKAKDSKKITIGIKYDQPALGLKKPDGTFEGFDVDVARYIAKQLGVPESGITFKEARSENRESFLGGGQVDLVVATYSITDARKQQITFGGPYYIAHQDTMVRADDNTIAKPQDLKGKKLCKAAGSNSFRRVTEPPPDGKLNIKGVNLVDASGYSECAAKLKTGAVDAVSTDDLILAGFASQQKGSFKVINQPFTDEKYGVGIRKGDTETCKAVDDAITKMYSDGTAKTLLDKYFGGTGLKPTTTVPQFDACA, from the coding sequence ATGCGACTTCGTCGTTTCGGCGCCCTCATCGGCGCGGCGACCGCCCTGTCGATGGCCGTGACCGCCTGCGGCAGCGACTCGGAGAAGACGGACGCCAAATCCGTCGTCCAGAAGGCCAAGGACTCCAAGAAGATCACGATCGGCATCAAGTACGACCAGCCCGCCCTCGGGCTGAAGAAGCCGGACGGCACCTTCGAGGGATTCGACGTGGACGTCGCCCGGTACATCGCCAAGCAGCTCGGCGTCCCGGAAAGCGGCATCACGTTCAAGGAGGCCCGGTCGGAGAACCGCGAGTCCTTCCTCGGCGGCGGCCAGGTCGACCTCGTCGTCGCGACCTACTCCATCACCGACGCGCGCAAGCAGCAGATCACGTTCGGCGGCCCGTACTACATCGCGCACCAGGACACGATGGTCCGCGCGGACGACAACACCATCGCCAAGCCGCAGGACCTCAAGGGCAAGAAGCTCTGCAAGGCGGCCGGGTCGAACTCGTTCCGCCGCGTCACCGAGCCGCCGCCGGACGGCAAGCTCAACATCAAGGGCGTCAACCTCGTGGACGCCTCGGGCTACTCCGAGTGCGCCGCCAAGCTGAAGACCGGCGCGGTCGACGCCGTCAGCACCGACGACCTGATCCTCGCCGGGTTCGCGAGCCAGCAGAAGGGCTCGTTCAAGGTCATCAACCAGCCGTTCACCGACGAGAAGTACGGCGTCGGGATCAGGAAGGGCGACACCGAGACCTGCAAGGCCGTCGACGACGCCATCACGAAGATGTACTCCGACGGCACGGCCAAGACCCTGCTGGACAAGTACTTCGGCGGGACCGGCCTGAAGCCGACGACCACCGTGCCTCAGTTCGACGCCTGCGCCTGA
- a CDS encoding amino acid ABC transporter ATP-binding protein, with amino-acid sequence MTDSKGGAEPSVPGGTDRADGPLVEVRDVNKHFGELHVLRDVNLTVARGEVVVIIGPSGSGKSTLCRSINRLEPIDSGTILVDGKPLPQEGRDLARLRADVGMVFQSFNLFAHKTILENVTLGPLKVRKESKETAEKRAMELLDRVGIANQAQKYPAQLSGGQQQRAAIARSLAMRPKVILFDEPTSALDPEMINEVLDVMTGLARDGMTMIVVTHEMGFARRAAQQVVFMADGQIVEANSPEEFFTNPRSDRAKDFLSKILTH; translated from the coding sequence ATGACGGACAGCAAAGGCGGGGCGGAACCGTCCGTGCCCGGCGGCACGGACCGGGCGGACGGCCCCCTGGTCGAGGTCAGGGACGTCAACAAGCACTTCGGGGAACTGCACGTCCTGCGGGACGTCAATCTGACCGTCGCCCGGGGCGAGGTCGTCGTCATCATCGGCCCGTCCGGCAGCGGTAAATCGACTCTCTGCCGGTCGATCAACCGGCTGGAGCCCATCGACTCCGGCACGATTCTCGTCGACGGAAAGCCCCTCCCGCAGGAGGGCCGCGATCTCGCGCGGCTGCGCGCGGACGTCGGCATGGTCTTCCAGTCGTTCAACCTCTTCGCCCACAAGACGATCCTCGAGAACGTCACGCTCGGGCCGCTGAAGGTGCGCAAGGAAAGCAAGGAGACGGCCGAGAAACGAGCGATGGAACTGCTCGACCGCGTCGGGATCGCCAATCAGGCGCAGAAATACCCGGCGCAGCTCTCGGGCGGGCAGCAGCAGCGCGCGGCGATCGCGCGCTCCCTGGCCATGCGCCCCAAGGTCATCCTGTTCGACGAGCCCACCTCGGCCCTCGACCCCGAGATGATCAACGAGGTGCTCGACGTCATGACCGGGCTCGCGCGCGACGGCATGACGATGATCGTGGTCACCCACGAGATGGGTTTCGCGCGGCGCGCCGCGCAGCAGGTGGTCTTCATGGCCGACGGTCAGATCGTGGAGGCGAACTCCCCGGAGGAGTTCTTCACCAATCCGCGCAGCGACCGCGCCAAGGACTTCCTGTCCAAGATCCTGACCCACTGA
- a CDS encoding alpha/beta hydrolase family protein: protein MTARATLPYGSWPSPISAADVARARLRLSFPTVSGPRVWWQETRPAEGGRTTVMHLAEDGRPVELLPAPWNACTRVHEYGGRSYLPIASESGHSLVFSHADDQRLRLLGPGDAEPRPLTPEPARPAGLRYADYVLSPDETEIWCVCEGHTPDGIRRAIVAVPLDGSAAENPGAIRELVTGPHFFASPTPSPGGGHLAWVQWSHPRMPWDGTEVRVAAIEDGKAVTPRTVKGGLTESALAPVWASDQALYVVSDWPGWWNVYQVGLYGESPQALYPAEEEFADAPWQLGGMPYALLADGRLAVLHGEGDQRLGLYDPDTLDLEDLDLGYDDWAMSLSASGTTVVGIGGGPGIATSLVRVDTATGTAEVLRTELDELPDAAYLPPPREDRLDGTFGRAVHAYVYEPANPAVDGPPDERPPYVVFVHDGPARRASRRLDLARAYFTSRGIGVVDVNYGGSTGHGRTYRERTRRQWGVVDVEDAVSAARALADAGFADPGRLAIRGSGWTALAAATATDVFKAATAYAGVGDPKDLAATTHDFESQYLFGLIGPLPGFERAYDERSPLQRVESNACPILLLHGLDDPVVPAAQSEKFAEALADKKVRHARLTFADESHVFQREETVRAALEAELSFYGQTLGFEPRDVPALDLG from the coding sequence ATGACCGCTCGTGCGACCCTCCCCTACGGCTCCTGGCCCTCCCCCATCTCCGCCGCCGACGTCGCCCGCGCCCGGCTGCGCCTCAGTTTCCCCACCGTTTCGGGTCCCCGCGTGTGGTGGCAGGAGACCCGTCCCGCCGAGGGCGGCCGGACCACGGTCATGCATCTGGCCGAGGACGGCCGTCCGGTCGAACTCCTGCCCGCTCCGTGGAACGCCTGCACGCGCGTCCACGAATACGGTGGCCGTTCTTATCTGCCGATCGCCTCCGAATCAGGCCATTCCCTCGTCTTCTCGCACGCGGACGACCAGCGGTTGCGCCTGCTCGGCCCCGGCGACGCCGAACCGCGCCCGTTGACGCCCGAACCGGCGCGTCCGGCCGGCCTGCGCTACGCCGACTATGTGCTGTCTCCCGATGAGACCGAGATCTGGTGCGTCTGCGAGGGCCACACGCCCGACGGGATCCGGCGCGCGATCGTCGCGGTGCCGCTGGACGGTTCCGCCGCCGAGAACCCCGGCGCGATCCGCGAACTCGTGACCGGCCCGCACTTCTTCGCGTCGCCGACGCCGTCGCCGGGCGGCGGGCACCTCGCCTGGGTGCAGTGGAGCCACCCCCGGATGCCGTGGGACGGCACCGAGGTCCGCGTCGCCGCCATCGAGGACGGCAAGGCCGTCACGCCGCGCACCGTGAAGGGCGGCCTCACCGAGTCGGCGCTCGCGCCGGTGTGGGCGAGCGACCAGGCGCTCTACGTCGTGTCGGACTGGCCCGGCTGGTGGAACGTCTACCAGGTCGGCCTGTACGGGGAGTCGCCGCAGGCGCTCTACCCGGCCGAGGAGGAGTTCGCCGACGCGCCCTGGCAGCTCGGCGGGATGCCGTACGCGCTGCTCGCCGACGGGCGGCTCGCCGTCCTGCACGGCGAGGGCGACCAGCGGCTCGGCCTGTACGACCCCGACACGCTCGACCTCGAAGACCTCGACCTCGGGTACGACGACTGGGCGATGTCGTTGTCGGCGTCGGGGACCACGGTCGTCGGGATCGGCGGCGGGCCGGGGATCGCGACGTCGCTCGTCCGCGTCGACACCGCGACCGGGACGGCCGAGGTGCTGCGCACCGAGCTGGACGAGCTGCCCGACGCGGCCTACCTGCCCCCGCCGCGCGAGGATCGCCTCGACGGGACATTCGGCCGCGCCGTCCACGCCTACGTCTACGAGCCCGCCAACCCCGCCGTCGACGGGCCGCCGGACGAGCGTCCGCCGTACGTCGTGTTCGTGCACGACGGGCCGGCGCGGCGCGCGTCGCGGCGGCTCGACCTCGCCCGCGCCTACTTCACGAGCCGCGGCATCGGCGTCGTGGACGTCAACTACGGCGGCTCGACCGGCCACGGCCGCACCTACCGGGAGCGCACCCGGCGCCAATGGGGCGTCGTGGACGTCGAGGACGCCGTCTCCGCCGCACGCGCCCTCGCCGACGCCGGGTTCGCCGACCCGGGCCGCCTCGCGATCCGCGGGTCGGGCTGGACGGCGCTCGCCGCCGCGACCGCCACCGACGTCTTCAAGGCCGCGACCGCCTACGCCGGCGTCGGCGACCCGAAGGACCTCGCCGCGACGACGCACGACTTCGAGTCCCAGTACCTGTTCGGGCTGATCGGGCCGCTGCCGGGGTTCGAGCGGGCCTACGACGAGCGGTCGCCGCTGCAGCGCGTCGAGTCGAACGCGTGCCCGATCCTGCTGCTGCACGGCCTGGACGACCCGGTCGTGCCGGCCGCCCAGTCCGAGAAGTTCGCCGAGGCCCTGGCCGACAAGAAGGTACGCCATGCCCGCCTGACGTTCGCGGACGAGAGCCACGTCTTCCAGCGCGAGGAGACCGTCCGGGCCGCCCTGGAGGCCGAGCTGTCCTTCTACGGGCAGACGCTCGGCTTCGAGCCCCGCGACGTCCCCGCCCTGGACCTGGGCTGA
- a CDS encoding NAD(P)-binding domain-containing protein — protein MDVDVAVIGAGQAGLSAGYFLRRSDLSSVVLDHADGPGGAWRHRWPTLTLGRTHHIHDLPGMPLGTPDTSRPASEVVAEYFGRYERETGLDVRRPVDVTQVTSEPDGRLLLGTSDGPYGARALINATGTWERPFWPYYPGRETFRGRQLHTADYRGPDAFAGRRVLVVGGGASGVQALLEIAGVAAATAWVTRRPPVWRDGPFDAEAGRASVGRVAERVRAGLPPGSVVGATGLALTPEVRDGIERGVLVRRPMFARVVPDGVVWADGTAFDADVILWATGFRAALDHLAPLGLRGPGGGVALDGALTTRVAADPRVHLLGYGPSASTIGANRAGRAAVREIAAVLGGTRVTGAEIVTGV, from the coding sequence ATGGACGTGGACGTCGCCGTGATCGGCGCGGGACAGGCGGGCCTCTCGGCGGGTTACTTCCTGCGCCGCTCGGATCTGTCGTCGGTCGTGCTCGACCACGCGGACGGCCCCGGTGGAGCGTGGCGGCACCGCTGGCCGACGCTCACGCTCGGCCGCACGCACCACATTCACGATCTGCCGGGGATGCCGCTCGGCACACCGGACACGTCCCGGCCCGCGTCGGAGGTCGTCGCCGAGTACTTCGGCCGGTACGAGCGGGAGACGGGCCTCGACGTCCGGCGCCCGGTGGACGTCACCCAGGTCACGAGCGAACCGGACGGACGGCTGCTGCTCGGCACGTCCGACGGCCCGTACGGCGCCCGCGCGCTGATCAACGCGACCGGGACGTGGGAGCGGCCGTTCTGGCCCTACTACCCCGGCCGCGAGACGTTCCGGGGCCGTCAGCTCCACACCGCCGACTACCGGGGGCCGGACGCGTTCGCCGGACGGCGCGTGCTCGTCGTCGGGGGCGGCGCGTCCGGCGTCCAGGCGCTGCTGGAGATCGCCGGCGTGGCCGCCGCGACGGCGTGGGTCACCCGCCGTCCGCCGGTGTGGCGGGACGGGCCGTTCGACGCCGAGGCGGGCCGCGCGTCGGTCGGCCGCGTCGCCGAACGCGTCCGCGCCGGGCTCCCGCCGGGCAGCGTCGTCGGCGCGACCGGGCTCGCGCTGACGCCCGAGGTGCGCGACGGCATCGAACGCGGCGTGCTCGTCCGGCGGCCGATGTTCGCGCGCGTCGTCCCGGACGGCGTCGTCTGGGCCGACGGCACCGCCTTCGACGCCGACGTGATCCTGTGGGCCACCGGGTTCCGCGCCGCGCTCGACCACCTCGCTCCGCTCGGCCTGCGCGGGCCGGGCGGCGGCGTCGCGCTGGACGGCGCGCTCACCACCCGCGTGGCCGCCGACCCGCGCGTCCACCTGCTCGGGTACGGGCCGTCCGCCAGCACGATCGGGGCGAACCGGGCGGGCCGCGCGGCCGTGCGGGAGATCGCCGCCGTGCTCGGCGGGACGCGCGTGACGGGTGCGGAGATCGTCACGGGAGTCTGA
- a CDS encoding regulatory protein RecX, with product MCLRLLAAAPRTRAQLADALRRKDVEDDVAEGVLGRFTDVGLIDDKAFAQAWVRSRHAGRGLARRALAAELRRRGVDSETVGEAVEELDPDEEARTARALVDRKLRTTRDVDPVKRTRRLVGMLARKGYPPGTAYRVVREALEAEGTDVPEGLDHLD from the coding sequence ATCTGTTTGCGGTTGCTCGCTGCCGCGCCGCGTACCCGTGCGCAGCTTGCCGACGCGTTGCGGCGCAAGGACGTCGAGGACGACGTGGCCGAGGGTGTTCTCGGGCGGTTCACCGATGTCGGGCTGATCGACGACAAGGCGTTCGCGCAGGCGTGGGTGCGCTCGCGGCACGCGGGGCGGGGGCTCGCCCGCCGGGCGCTGGCGGCGGAGCTGAGGCGGCGCGGCGTCGACTCCGAGACCGTCGGGGAGGCCGTCGAGGAGCTGGATCCGGACGAGGAGGCGCGCACGGCCCGTGCCCTGGTCGACCGCAAGCTCAGGACGACCCGCGACGTCGACCCCGTGAAGCGCACCCGGCGTCTCGTCGGGATGCTCGCCCGCAAGGGGTATCCGCCGGGGACGGCCTACCGCGTCGTCCGCGAGGCGCTCGAAGCCGAGGGGACGGACGTGCCCGAGGGCCTCGACCACCTCGACTGA
- the miaB gene encoding tRNA (N6-isopentenyl adenosine(37)-C2)-methylthiotransferase MiaB — protein MSAPVESGPRTYEIRTYGCQMNVHDSERLSGLLEDAGYVRAGDGFDPDVVVFNTCAVRENADNRLYGNLGRLRPVKAGRPGMQIAVGGCLAQKDRDAIVARAPWVDVVFGTHNLGALPVLLERSRVQEEAQVEIEESLVTFPSTLPTRRESPYAAWVSVSVGCNNTCTFCIVPSLRGKERDRRPGEILAEVRALVAEGVLEITLLGQNVNAYGSGFGALAAAPEDVRAMTGGGQSAFAGLLRACGDVPGLERVRFTSPHPKDFTDDVIAAMAETPNVVPSLHMPLQSGSDAVLRAMRRSYRQDRYLGIIEKVRAAIPDAAITTDIIVGFPGETDADFEETLHVVREARFASAFTFQYSKRPGTPAATMDGQVPKEVVQERYERLIALQEEISWAENRRLLGRTLEVLVAEGEGRKDGATRRLSGRAADNRLVHFRAPDEPVRPGDMVTTEITYAAPHHLVADKPAAGVRRTRAGDAWEARRAAPQGVVLGMPSVGRPAPAPATGCSTCP, from the coding sequence ATGAGTGCCCCTGTCGAGAGCGGCCCCCGCACGTACGAGATCCGTACCTACGGGTGCCAGATGAACGTCCACGACTCCGAACGGCTGTCCGGCCTGCTGGAGGACGCCGGTTACGTCCGCGCGGGAGACGGCTTCGATCCGGACGTCGTGGTGTTCAACACCTGCGCCGTCCGCGAGAACGCCGACAACCGCCTGTACGGCAACCTCGGGCGGCTGCGCCCGGTGAAGGCGGGCCGCCCCGGGATGCAGATCGCCGTCGGCGGCTGCCTCGCGCAGAAGGACCGGGACGCGATCGTCGCCCGCGCGCCCTGGGTGGACGTCGTGTTCGGCACGCACAACCTCGGTGCCCTGCCCGTCCTGCTGGAGCGTTCGCGCGTCCAGGAAGAGGCGCAGGTCGAGATCGAGGAATCGCTCGTGACGTTCCCCTCGACGCTGCCGACGCGCCGCGAGTCGCCCTACGCGGCCTGGGTGTCGGTGTCGGTGGGCTGCAACAACACGTGCACGTTCTGCATCGTCCCGTCGCTGCGCGGCAAGGAGCGCGACCGGCGGCCGGGGGAGATCCTGGCCGAGGTGCGCGCGCTCGTCGCCGAGGGCGTCCTCGAGATCACGCTGCTCGGCCAGAACGTCAACGCCTACGGCAGCGGGTTCGGCGCCCTGGCCGCCGCGCCGGAGGACGTCCGCGCGATGACCGGCGGCGGTCAGTCGGCGTTCGCCGGGCTGCTGCGCGCGTGCGGGGACGTCCCCGGGCTGGAGCGCGTCCGGTTCACCTCGCCGCACCCGAAGGACTTCACCGACGACGTCATCGCCGCGATGGCCGAGACGCCGAACGTCGTGCCGTCGCTGCACATGCCGCTCCAGTCCGGGTCGGACGCGGTGCTGCGCGCGATGCGCCGCTCCTACCGGCAGGACCGCTACCTCGGCATCATCGAGAAGGTGCGGGCGGCGATCCCGGACGCGGCGATCACCACCGACATCATCGTCGGGTTCCCCGGCGAGACCGACGCCGACTTCGAGGAGACGCTGCACGTCGTCCGGGAGGCGCGGTTCGCGAGCGCGTTCACGTTCCAGTACTCCAAGCGGCCCGGCACGCCCGCCGCGACGATGGACGGGCAGGTGCCCAAGGAGGTCGTCCAGGAGCGCTACGAGCGGCTGATCGCGCTCCAGGAGGAGATCTCCTGGGCGGAGAACCGGCGGCTGCTCGGCCGGACGCTGGAGGTCCTGGTCGCCGAGGGGGAGGGCCGCAAGGACGGCGCGACCCGGCGCCTGTCGGGACGCGCGGCCGACAACCGGCTCGTCCACTTCCGCGCGCCCGACGAGCCCGTCCGGCCCGGGGACATGGTCACCACCGAGATCACCTACGCGGCGCCGCACCACCTGGTCGCGGACAAGCCCGCCGCGGGCGTCCGGCGGACGCGGGCGGGCGACGCGTGGGAGGCGCGCCGGGCCGCGCCGCAGGGCGTGGTGCTCGGGATGCCGTCGGTGGGCCGTCCCGCTCCGGCGCCCGCCACCGGCTGCTCGACCTGCCCCTGA
- a CDS encoding amino acid ABC transporter permease, with the protein MSLSDLFDFGPFFDNIDVILQGFWATIRLAALAGVFSLVIGTVLASFRVSPVPVLRAAGTGYVNIVRNTPLTLVLIMCSLGLNDTLGLTFSNDSGTTYYWWAVLGLSGYTGAFVCESLRSGINTVPIGQAEAARSIGLTFSQSLRTIILPQAFRAVIAPLGSVFIAMIKNTTVATAASYGEVVTVMKTLLDLPSFTSGAIPLFLGVAAGFLILVLPTGYFFGWLAKRTAVAR; encoded by the coding sequence ATGTCACTCTCCGACCTGTTCGATTTCGGCCCGTTCTTCGACAACATCGACGTCATCCTCCAGGGCTTCTGGGCGACGATCCGGCTGGCCGCGCTCGCCGGGGTGTTCTCGCTGGTCATCGGGACGGTCCTGGCGAGCTTCCGCGTCTCGCCCGTCCCGGTCCTGCGGGCCGCGGGGACCGGCTACGTCAACATCGTCCGCAACACGCCGCTCACGCTCGTGCTGATCATGTGCTCCCTCGGACTGAACGACACCCTCGGGCTGACGTTCTCCAACGACAGCGGCACGACCTACTACTGGTGGGCGGTGCTCGGCCTGTCCGGCTACACCGGGGCGTTCGTCTGCGAGTCGCTGCGGTCGGGCATCAACACCGTCCCGATCGGCCAGGCCGAGGCGGCGCGGTCGATCGGCCTGACGTTCTCCCAGTCGCTGCGGACGATCATCCTGCCGCAGGCGTTCCGGGCCGTCATCGCCCCGCTCGGCAGCGTGTTCATCGCCATGATCAAGAACACGACGGTGGCGACGGCGGCAAGCTATGGCGAGGTGGTCACCGTGATGAAGACGCTGCTGGACCTGCCGTCCTTCACCAGCGGCGCGATCCCCCTGTTCCTCGGGGTCGCCGCCGGGTTCCTCATCCTCGTCCTTCCGACCGGGTACTTCTTCGGCTGGCTGGCCAAGCGAACGGCGGTGGCCCGATGA
- a CDS encoding amino acid ABC transporter permease: protein MSAGVLFDLPGPRARARNRIITVVASLLLLALVAVFVWRMDAKGQWAGELWSPFLKGEIWRNFILPGLKNTLGAAAVATVLALIFGALFGIGRLSDHWWIRVPCGVIVEFFRAMPLLILIFLAFFLPNKISPAIAESSFGTLQRVLVDNFFSIFGVEINAGTVTVPAFAAVVFGLVMYNGSVFAEIVRAGINAVPKGQAEAGYAIGLRKSGVLRRILLPQAVTVMMPAIVAQIVVLLKDTAIGVIIAYPELLKQAFREIPPNFHNNILQAGIVVGVIYIALNLAISRLAVWLERRSRGSHRTSAKTMGAGGAPPAPGMSATGTTTGAD from the coding sequence ATGAGCGCCGGAGTCCTCTTCGACCTCCCCGGGCCGCGCGCCCGGGCCCGCAACCGGATCATCACGGTCGTCGCGTCCCTGCTGCTCCTCGCCCTCGTCGCCGTGTTCGTGTGGCGGATGGACGCCAAGGGGCAGTGGGCCGGGGAGCTGTGGAGCCCGTTCCTCAAAGGCGAGATCTGGCGCAACTTCATCCTGCCCGGACTCAAGAACACGCTGGGCGCGGCGGCCGTCGCGACCGTGCTCGCGCTGATCTTCGGCGCGCTGTTCGGCATCGGGCGGTTGTCGGACCACTGGTGGATCCGCGTTCCCTGCGGCGTCATCGTGGAGTTCTTCCGCGCGATGCCGCTGCTGATCCTGATCTTCCTGGCGTTCTTCCTGCCCAACAAGATCAGCCCGGCGATCGCCGAGTCGTCGTTCGGGACCCTTCAGCGGGTCCTGGTCGACAACTTCTTCTCGATCTTCGGCGTGGAGATCAACGCGGGGACGGTCACCGTCCCGGCGTTCGCCGCCGTGGTGTTCGGTCTGGTCATGTACAACGGCTCGGTGTTCGCCGAGATCGTCCGGGCCGGGATCAACGCGGTGCCGAAGGGGCAGGCCGAGGCCGGGTACGCGATCGGCCTGCGCAAGAGCGGAGTGCTGCGGCGCATCCTGCTGCCGCAGGCCGTGACGGTGATGATGCCGGCGATCGTGGCGCAGATCGTCGTCCTGCTCAAGGACACGGCGATCGGCGTGATCATCGCCTATCCGGAGCTGCTGAAGCAGGCGTTCCGCGAGATTCCGCCGAACTTCCACAACAACATCCTCCAGGCGGGGATCGTCGTCGGCGTCATCTACATCGCGCTGAACCTCGCGATCAGCCGGCTGGCGGTCTGGCTGGAGCGGCGCAGCCGCGGCAGCCACCGGACGTCCGCCAAGACGATGGGCGCGGGCGGCGCGCCGCCCGCACCGGGCATGTCCGCGACGGGGACGACCACCGGAGCCGACTGA